Proteins encoded together in one Citromicrobium bathyomarinum window:
- a CDS encoding lytic transglycosylase domain-containing protein — protein MLRPHLLPGILAAMLAASPGQAFAQSEQFVRPSPRVEIATHVSEASQQFGIPEHWIYAVIRAESAGRVRAVSRAGAMGLMQLMPGTWSRQRARFSLGQDPFDPRDNILAGTSYLREMYDRYGAQGFLAAYNAGPGRYEDWLAGRRSLPLETRLYVARIAPLLQSERMFAAVPLQAGNAPAGVLQAPRAGREELDEVAMPGPAANPFARPEQPAHDLFAPASTVSSQ, from the coding sequence GTGCTCCGCCCGCATCTTCTGCCGGGGATCCTGGCCGCCATGCTGGCGGCGAGTCCCGGGCAGGCTTTTGCACAATCGGAGCAGTTTGTCCGACCTTCCCCGCGCGTCGAGATTGCGACGCATGTCAGCGAAGCATCGCAGCAATTCGGCATTCCCGAGCACTGGATCTACGCGGTGATCCGCGCCGAAAGTGCGGGCCGGGTGCGGGCGGTTTCCAGAGCAGGAGCGATGGGTCTCATGCAGCTCATGCCCGGAACCTGGTCGCGGCAGCGCGCCCGGTTCTCCCTCGGGCAAGACCCGTTCGACCCGCGCGACAACATTCTGGCCGGCACGTCTTACCTGCGCGAAATGTACGATCGCTACGGCGCGCAAGGCTTCCTCGCTGCATACAATGCGGGTCCGGGACGCTACGAAGACTGGCTTGCCGGACGGCGTTCGCTGCCACTCGAAACACGCCTCTATGTCGCCCGGATTGCGCCGCTGTTGCAGTCCGAGCGCATGTTTGCGGCGGTGCCTTTACAAGCCGGGAATGCTCCGGCTGGCGTCTTGCAGGCGCCCCGCGCTGGGCGAGAAGAGTTGGACGAGGTGGCTATGCCCGGTCCCGCAGCGAACCCCTTCGCGCGTCCGGAACAGCCCGCGCACGATCTATTCGCGCCTGCTTCGACGGTCTCCTCCCAATGA
- a CDS encoding nuclear transport factor 2 family protein — MTKTLTRIAATALVATLIPLPAFAQQMDHSSHANHQMHAMDASADDVAGAEETLKAYRTALEARDAQAMRALFDEDSAIFENGKAEGSFANYMEHHLGPELDAIVSFTFTDPTLTVTRMGHMAHANETYGYRIELTDGRVIERDGVATSVLAHDADGWRIVQYHSSSRAPRN; from the coding sequence ATGACCAAGACTTTGACACGCATCGCGGCGACTGCGCTTGTTGCCACGCTGATACCGCTGCCAGCCTTCGCGCAGCAGATGGACCACTCTTCCCATGCGAACCATCAGATGCACGCGATGGACGCTTCGGCGGACGATGTCGCGGGCGCTGAAGAAACCCTCAAGGCCTATCGCACCGCTCTTGAAGCGCGCGACGCGCAGGCAATGCGTGCGCTCTTCGACGAGGACTCGGCGATCTTCGAGAATGGCAAGGCGGAAGGAAGCTTTGCCAATTACATGGAGCACCATTTGGGCCCCGAGCTCGACGCGATTGTGAGCTTCACCTTTACCGACCCCACGCTGACCGTCACCCGGATGGGGCACATGGCCCATGCTAATGAGACGTATGGCTATCGCATCGAACTTACCGATGGCCGGGTGATAGAGCGCGACGGCGTGGCGACATCGGTGCTTGCTCACGATGCGGACGGCTGGAGAATCGTCCAGTACCATTCCTCGTCGCGCGCGCCGCGCAACTGA
- a CDS encoding single-stranded DNA-binding protein: MTNIAILTGRIARDPDTRETKGGTSVTGITVVTDRPARDKDGKTYKDENGYTAKDSEFHRVTCFNGLAKTVGQYCSKGQLVSVQGRIHYTQWEDQDGVTRYGSEILADKVDFLSRANGGDNQDAPPID; encoded by the coding sequence ATGACCAATATCGCAATCCTCACCGGCCGCATCGCCCGCGATCCCGACACCCGCGAGACCAAGGGCGGCACCAGCGTCACCGGGATCACCGTCGTCACCGATCGTCCTGCACGCGACAAGGACGGCAAGACCTACAAGGACGAGAACGGCTACACCGCCAAGGACAGCGAATTCCACCGTGTGACCTGCTTCAACGGCCTCGCCAAGACCGTCGGTCAGTACTGCTCGAAAGGCCAGCTGGTCTCGGTCCAGGGCCGCATCCACTACACGCAGTGGGAAGACCAGGACGGTGTGACGCGGTATGGCTCGGAGATCCTTGCCGACAAGGTCGATTTCCTCTCGCGGGCCAATGGCGGCGACAACCAGGACGCCCCTCCGATCGACTGA
- a CDS encoding DUF736 domain-containing protein produces MTCIGTFAATPDGFEGRLQTLTIDAPLTLVAADPGDTENAPDYRIMAGEGEETYEVGAGWKHVGDKAGDFVTLVIDDPVLPRPLRANLFSSDDQSHVLIWSRGARRPAKD; encoded by the coding sequence ATGACCTGTATCGGCACTTTTGCAGCCACACCCGACGGCTTTGAAGGGCGGCTGCAAACCCTGACCATCGACGCACCGCTGACCCTGGTGGCCGCCGACCCCGGCGACACCGAGAACGCCCCGGACTATCGCATCATGGCAGGCGAAGGCGAGGAAACCTACGAGGTGGGTGCAGGCTGGAAACATGTCGGCGACAAGGCAGGCGATTTCGTCACGCTCGTCATCGACGATCCGGTATTGCCGCGGCCCCTGCGCGCCAATCTGTTCAGTTCTGACGACCAGAGCCATGTCCTGATATGGTCGCGCGGCGCGCGCCGCCCGGCAAAGGACTGA
- a CDS encoding replication initiator protein A, translating to MAWPFFSLAKTKRVQPIDFRMGEVAILVEATAEHGMATIWDADVLIWVASQIVEARDAGKATSRLIAATPHEILTFTRRGTGKAGYERLKAALDRLQSTSIATSIRQAGARRRRRFSWINEWRERLDDNGRALGIEMIVPDWLYEGVLDRALVLTIDPAYFALTGGLERWLYRIVRKHGGKQKGGWSFDISHLHLKSGALSPLKRFAFEVRAIVRRQSLPGYNLALEHQFGRERLLFVAAPVDPFASARRRIGLPPVEKGA from the coding sequence ATGGCCTGGCCTTTCTTCAGCCTCGCCAAGACGAAGCGGGTGCAGCCGATCGACTTTCGTATGGGCGAGGTCGCCATTCTGGTCGAAGCGACCGCCGAACATGGCATGGCCACCATCTGGGACGCCGATGTACTGATCTGGGTAGCGAGCCAGATCGTCGAGGCGCGCGATGCCGGCAAAGCCACCTCGCGCCTTATCGCGGCGACGCCCCATGAAATCCTTACCTTCACCCGGCGCGGAACCGGAAAGGCTGGCTACGAGCGCCTGAAGGCGGCGCTCGACCGCTTGCAGTCGACCAGCATTGCCACCTCCATCCGGCAGGCCGGGGCGCGACGCCGCCGACGATTTTCCTGGATCAACGAATGGCGCGAACGGCTCGACGACAACGGGCGCGCGCTCGGCATCGAAATGATCGTGCCGGACTGGCTCTACGAGGGCGTGCTCGATCGTGCGCTCGTCCTGACCATCGACCCGGCCTATTTCGCGCTTACCGGCGGTCTTGAGCGCTGGCTCTATCGCATCGTACGCAAGCATGGCGGGAAGCAGAAGGGCGGGTGGAGTTTCGACATTTCGCACCTGCATTTGAAGTCCGGCGCGCTCTCGCCATTGAAGCGTTTCGCTTTCGAAGTGCGGGCCATCGTTCGCCGCCAGTCGCTCCCCGGCTACAATCTCGCTCTTGAGCACCAGTTCGGCCGCGAGCGGCTCCTGTTCGTTGCAGCGCCTGTCGATCCCTTCGCGTCCGCGCGGCGCCGTATCGGGCTGCCCCCTGTGGAAAAGGGTGCGTGA
- a CDS encoding helix-turn-helix domain-containing protein: protein MPAVPDPVRPRYLRTPDAAVHLGLSPRTLEKHRCYGTGPVYHKLGGRIVYRPEDLDAWAEQGLRRSTSDPGKGVVHPAKRIDGYTGPVRR, encoded by the coding sequence ATGCCCGCCGTTCCCGATCCGGTCCGTCCCCGCTACCTGCGCACCCCGGATGCCGCGGTGCATCTGGGGCTTTCGCCGCGCACGCTCGAAAAGCACCGATGCTATGGAACAGGGCCGGTCTACCACAAGCTCGGCGGCCGCATCGTTTACCGGCCCGAAGATCTCGACGCCTGGGCCGAGCAGGGCTTGCGCCGTTCCACCAGCGATCCGGGCAAGGGCGTCGTTCATCCTGCCAAGCGGATCGACGGCTACACCGGTCCGGTCCGGCGCTGA
- a CDS encoding PepSY domain-containing protein, which yields MATPSLKLRLHVLGSKIHKWLAIFVGVQVLLWMGTGALMSFLDLEEVRSEHVVSREQEALPADAPLPAWVANDGTLAAVTTRSLDGDAVTEVRKVDGSVSLHDPVTGRKLSPISAATAKSIALRAWTGPRTTIEAARIVDDPVGTEFRGPFPAWQVTYADEASTRLYIDASSGTLGPARSDTWRLFDFIWGLHIMDWTERDRINSWWLLLFGIGGTIIALSGFVLLANRMPRLRRRAKKSKLA from the coding sequence TTGGCAACGCCGTCGCTGAAGCTGCGCCTGCATGTGCTCGGCAGCAAGATCCACAAATGGCTGGCGATTTTCGTCGGTGTCCAGGTTCTCTTGTGGATGGGAACCGGCGCCCTCATGTCGTTTCTCGACCTGGAAGAAGTTCGCTCCGAACATGTCGTTTCGCGTGAACAAGAGGCGCTGCCCGCCGATGCCCCGCTCCCGGCCTGGGTCGCAAACGACGGTACTCTTGCAGCGGTAACGACACGTTCGCTCGACGGCGATGCCGTGACCGAGGTCCGCAAGGTTGACGGTAGCGTGAGCCTCCACGATCCGGTGACTGGGCGTAAACTCTCCCCCATCTCGGCGGCAACGGCAAAATCCATCGCCTTGCGCGCATGGACCGGGCCGCGCACGACCATCGAGGCCGCACGGATCGTCGATGACCCCGTCGGAACCGAGTTTCGCGGCCCTTTTCCGGCCTGGCAGGTCACCTATGCTGACGAGGCTTCGACGCGCCTCTACATCGATGCCAGCAGCGGTACCCTCGGGCCGGCGCGTAGTGATACATGGCGCCTGTTCGATTTCATCTGGGGCCTCCACATCATGGATTGGACCGAGCGCGACCGCATCAACAGTTGGTGGCTGCTCCTGTTCGGTATTGGCGGCACGATCATAGCCCTGTCGGGTTTCGTCCTGCTGGCGAACCGGATGCCGAGGCTGCGCCGCCGCGCAAAGAAGAGCAAGCTCGCCTGA
- a CDS encoding S26 family signal peptidase, translating to MVAAATLASIAIPFSRLLVWNVTASVPVGLYSIGGKTGLQRGDRVAIDPAFRLQKYLASRGYLPAGVPLIKEVAALGGDTVCRRDLLIEINGTPAGSARRRDSLGRELPVWKGCRTIAADELFVMNRRAPGSFDGRYFGPVARADVIGRARPVWTNEAGDGDYVLLASPADFPIPNVNDGDAQ from the coding sequence ATGGTCGCGGCAGCGACACTGGCCAGCATCGCAATCCCGTTCTCGCGACTTTTGGTCTGGAACGTGACGGCCAGCGTGCCGGTTGGACTGTACTCAATCGGCGGAAAGACCGGTCTCCAGAGGGGCGACCGCGTCGCGATCGATCCTGCTTTCAGGCTGCAGAAATACCTCGCCTCGCGCGGCTATCTTCCTGCGGGCGTTCCGCTCATCAAGGAGGTTGCGGCGCTTGGCGGGGATACGGTCTGCCGGCGCGACCTGCTCATCGAGATCAATGGGACACCTGCGGGCTCGGCGCGTCGGCGCGACAGCCTTGGACGCGAACTGCCCGTCTGGAAAGGATGCCGGACTATCGCTGCGGATGAACTGTTCGTGATGAACAGGCGCGCCCCCGGCAGCTTTGACGGGCGTTATTTCGGCCCGGTCGCACGCGCCGATGTCATCGGGCGCGCGCGGCCCGTCTGGACCAACGAAGCGGGCGACGGGGACTATGTCCTGCTCGCCTCGCCCGCCGACTTTCCCATTCCCAACGTAAATGATGGAGACGCACAATGA
- a CDS encoding copper resistance protein B: protein MKIRIVSLLASVAAGSVLASPAAAQHAGHSPAEPQQSAEAQADAKTKCEEEAERHRAMGHPVADGACEPAAQPEAAMDRSQMDHSTMDHGAMTAQDGHSGMTMPVDAARPQASPESHEGMDHGSMPQGKPAEGAMDHSQMNHGEMGQAEASSSMDHGQMDHSQMNHGETPSQDRQGMDHSAMQMGSDDDIPLLPPPPEAGSGPARAAVAIWGEEAMNEARRELVRETDGGMRFWFQGDRLEYRAREGKDGYLWDIQGYYGGDTDKFWFKSEGEGSFGEPIEGAEVQALWSRAIAPFFDFQAGVRQDLTGPERTHAVIGIQGIAPYQFEVDAAAFVSTKGDVTARFEGELDQRITQRLILQPRAEIALSAQDIPELGIGAGLDRIEAGLRLRYEFAREFAPYVGVSQEWRIGDSADFARAAGEDPSVTNYVVGVRFWF from the coding sequence ATGAAAATTCGTATTGTCAGCCTGCTCGCATCGGTCGCAGCCGGCTCAGTTCTCGCCTCCCCCGCGGCGGCGCAGCATGCCGGTCATTCGCCGGCGGAGCCGCAGCAAAGCGCCGAGGCGCAGGCTGACGCGAAGACGAAGTGCGAGGAAGAAGCCGAGCGCCATCGCGCGATGGGGCATCCGGTTGCAGATGGAGCATGCGAACCGGCTGCTCAACCTGAAGCCGCCATGGACCGCTCGCAGATGGATCACTCAACCATGGATCATGGTGCGATGACCGCTCAGGATGGCCATTCTGGCATGACAATGCCTGTGGACGCTGCCCGTCCACAGGCATCGCCCGAAAGTCATGAAGGAATGGATCACGGCTCGATGCCGCAGGGCAAGCCCGCCGAAGGCGCGATGGATCATTCGCAGATGAATCACGGCGAGATGGGTCAGGCGGAGGCCAGTTCGTCGATGGACCATGGGCAGATGGATCACAGCCAGATGAACCATGGGGAGACGCCTTCGCAGGACAGGCAGGGCATGGACCATTCGGCGATGCAGATGGGCTCGGACGATGATATCCCGCTGCTGCCGCCTCCTCCAGAAGCAGGGAGCGGCCCAGCGCGCGCGGCGGTCGCCATCTGGGGCGAGGAAGCCATGAACGAAGCGCGCCGCGAGCTTGTCCGCGAGACCGACGGAGGAATGCGCTTCTGGTTTCAGGGCGACCGGCTCGAGTACCGCGCCCGCGAGGGGAAGGATGGATATCTGTGGGACATCCAGGGATATTATGGCGGCGACACAGACAAATTCTGGTTCAAGTCCGAGGGTGAGGGCAGCTTCGGCGAACCCATAGAAGGCGCCGAGGTCCAGGCGCTCTGGAGCCGCGCCATTGCGCCCTTCTTCGATTTCCAGGCGGGTGTTCGCCAGGACCTGACCGGTCCGGAACGCACGCACGCGGTTATCGGTATCCAAGGGATCGCGCCTTACCAGTTCGAGGTCGATGCCGCGGCCTTCGTCTCCACCAAGGGCGATGTGACGGCGCGTTTTGAGGGCGAACTTGATCAGCGCATCACGCAGCGGCTGATCCTTCAACCGCGTGCCGAAATCGCACTTTCCGCTCAGGATATTCCCGAACTCGGCATTGGCGCTGGCCTCGACCGGATCGAGGCAGGTCTGCGTCTTCGCTACGAGTTCGCACGCGAATTCGCGCCCTATGTCGGCGTTTCCCAGGAATGGCGCATCGGCGACAGCGCGGATTTTGCGCGGGCCGCCGGAGAGGATCCGAGCGTCACCAATTATGTCGTCGGTGTGCGATTCTGGTTCTGA
- a CDS encoding DUF2231 domain-containing protein translates to MKAPSFLALLAASLLFVGPVQAHGDEKHGEEASAAPAATNGDVHDQAAMAQMGETADAGESSGAHDEAGGGHDEAGGHANEGEAGVMAVLKKLHPATIHFPIALFLMAAATELFVMRRKGAGLESAVRVLVYGGAIGAVVAVLFGWIHTGLWFGGDTVMQVHRWTGMLIAVLGIAMAYLASRPSQSRAWLRASIFSMAALVLIQGFLGGELAHGPDHLGVSWL, encoded by the coding sequence ATGAAAGCCCCCTCATTTCTGGCGCTGCTCGCCGCAAGCCTGCTCTTCGTCGGACCAGTTCAGGCTCATGGCGACGAAAAGCACGGCGAAGAGGCGAGCGCCGCGCCTGCTGCCACCAATGGCGATGTGCACGACCAGGCGGCCATGGCGCAGATGGGCGAGACTGCGGATGCTGGCGAGTCCTCCGGCGCGCACGATGAAGCGGGCGGAGGTCATGACGAGGCCGGTGGCCATGCGAATGAGGGCGAAGCCGGCGTCATGGCCGTACTGAAGAAGCTGCATCCGGCAACGATCCATTTCCCGATCGCCTTGTTTCTCATGGCTGCGGCCACCGAATTGTTCGTGATGCGCCGGAAAGGAGCGGGCCTGGAAAGTGCGGTGCGCGTACTCGTCTACGGCGGAGCAATCGGCGCAGTCGTCGCAGTTCTGTTCGGATGGATTCACACCGGTCTGTGGTTCGGCGGCGATACTGTCATGCAAGTCCATCGATGGACCGGTATGCTGATCGCGGTTCTCGGTATTGCGATGGCATACCTCGCGAGCAGGCCGAGCCAGAGCCGCGCATGGTTGCGCGCGTCGATCTTCTCCATGGCGGCACTCGTTCTCATCCAGGGGTTCCTTGGCGGCGAGCTCGCGCACGGACCGGACCATCTTGGCGTTTCGTGGCTCTGA
- a CDS encoding DUF2840 domain-containing protein gives MFGLSGTMTFGRSGTLFPDYREPGACATRRKRGACEALNNANKESFRFLLTQPRLCKSAARASLPPPEPVEAGSGDPPLTHVTLVWRGGVQEDWLRFGKPVAERILDRRTRIESYAPGQVFALVRWASNDYGTVGSTLTIAQAAGFGEPFTTLPQVDPGAQILLSVRSWPKVRQVFALIDAIEDVGIDPCDVAPDHWHHVHNRLAGGMQVRFYSPARHRDWLRRRKLQS, from the coding sequence ATGTTCGGACTATCGGGAACCATGACGTTCGGACGATCGGGAACCCTATTCCCGGACTATCGGGAACCGGGAGCCTGCGCGACTCGCCGAAAACGCGGCGCCTGCGAAGCCCTTAACAATGCTAACAAGGAATCTTTCAGATTCCTGCTAACACAGCCACGCCTGTGCAAAAGCGCAGCGCGCGCTTCGCTTCCGCCTCCGGAACCGGTCGAGGCAGGTTCCGGTGATCCGCCACTTACGCATGTCACGCTGGTGTGGCGCGGCGGCGTGCAGGAAGACTGGCTTCGGTTCGGCAAGCCCGTTGCAGAGCGCATCCTCGATCGCCGGACGCGTATCGAAAGCTATGCTCCGGGACAGGTCTTTGCCTTGGTTCGGTGGGCTTCGAACGACTACGGGACCGTTGGCTCCACACTCACGATCGCCCAAGCCGCCGGTTTCGGCGAGCCGTTCACCACTCTGCCGCAGGTCGATCCTGGCGCGCAAATCCTGCTCTCGGTGCGAAGCTGGCCAAAGGTTCGCCAGGTCTTTGCGCTGATCGATGCGATCGAGGACGTTGGCATCGATCCCTGCGATGTAGCTCCCGACCACTGGCATCATGTCCACAACAGGCTGGCAGGGGGCATGCAAGTACGTTTCTATTCCCCTGCGCGCCATCGCGACTGGCTGCGGCGGCGAAAGCTGCAATCATGA